The following are encoded together in the Triticum dicoccoides isolate Atlit2015 ecotype Zavitan chromosome 6B, WEW_v2.0, whole genome shotgun sequence genome:
- the LOC119320942 gene encoding uncharacterized protein LOC119320942, which yields MPPFRRDRARPSATPPPYTNGWLWRHQQRHRTRRAGAEGKKALPGLSSSATDIVRCGATCSHSVNAVATHADAISRSLPPPAQFLPHLALGFFHQEARAPRESPALPPRFVPTEAASRLLAPRPQLEHVAAGLFDHARPVASRNGRVVLELRREARADGLTLSVCNPMTGEISMLPPLSGDHCPGHYVCAILTGDDLDVPAPSCFFRVLLVYNRRSFTALRSCSSAGADAGVGCRWGPEERKPGAKISANMLRGLGHAVVVGGAAYWPMHHEAFGVRLDGAPSEPMDVCPVPYRQSHYYAGERLLGTSADGKRLSFLYVGFLGCTDFFINIETQTAPGGEWEGHEQARLKLISLPELGITMKTAYKLRWFGEKSGTLMFTVGEGGGCTSQGVFMLNITTGCLEKLADGVECHAWKYLCGYEMDREALIASSVDRSCQ from the coding sequence ATGCCGCCGTTTCGACGGGACCGCGCCCGTCCCTCGGCGACGCCACCACCGTACACCAACGGGTGGCTGTGGCGGCACCAGCAACGACACCGGACCAGGCGCGCCGGCGCCGAGGGAAAAAAGGCTCTGCCTGGCTTGTCCTCGTCCGCCACCGACATCGTCCGCTGCGGGGCGACGTGCAGTCACTCGGTAAACGCCGTGGCCACGCACGCCGACGCCATCTCCCGCTCTCTGCCGCCGCCCGCGCAATTCCTCCCCCACCTCGCCCTCGGCTTCTTCCACCAGGAAGCCCGCGCCCCCCGCGAATCCCCCGCGCTGCCGCCGCGCTTCGTCCCGACGGAAGCCGCCTCGCGCCTCCTGGCCCCCCGCCCCCAGCTCGAACACGTCGCCGCCGGGCTGTTCGACCACGCCCGCCCTGTCGCATCCCGCAACGGCCGTGTTGTCCTGGAGCTCCGGCGCGAGGCGCGCGCCGACGGCCTTACGCTCAGCGTGTGCAACCCCATGACGGGGGAAATCTCCATGCTCCCTCCGCTCTCCGGCGACCACTGCCCCGGGCACTACGTGTGTGCGATACTCACCGGCGACGACCTAGACGTGCCCGCGCCGTCGTGTTTCTTCCGCGTGCTCCTCGTCTATAACCGCCGTAGCTTCACGGCGCTGCGCTCCTGCTCCTCTGCCGGCGCCGACGCCGGCGTCGGATGTCGCTGGGGGCCGGAAGAAAGGAAACCCGGCGCCAAGATCAGCGCCAACATGCTGCGCGGTCTTGGCCACGCCGTCGTGGTCGGCGGCGCGGCCTACTGGCCCATGCACCACGAGGCGTTTGGCGTGCGGCTCGACGGCGCGCCGTCGGAGCCCATGGACGTGTGCCCGGTGCCCTACCGGCAGTCGCACTATTACGCCGGCGAGCGCCTGCTGGGCACCTCCGCGGACGGGAAGCGCCTGAGCTTCCTCTACGTGGGCTTCCTGGGATGCACGGACTTCTTCATCAACATCGAGACCCAGACGGCTCCCGGCGGGGAGTGGGAGGGGCACGAACAGGCCCGACTCAAACTCATCAGCCTACCCGAGCTCGGGATTACCATGAAAACCGCGTATAAGCTGCGCTGGTTTGGCGAGAAGAGCGGCACGTTGATGTTCACCGTTGGAGAAGGAGGAGGGTGCACAAGCCAGGGCGTCTTCATGTTGAACATCACGACGGGATGCCTCGAGAAGCTTGCCGACGGCGTCGAGTGCCACGCGTGGAAATACTTGTGCGGCTACGAGATGGACCGCGAGGCGCTCATTGCGTCGTCCGTAGATCGGTCCTGCCAATAG